A genomic window from Thermodesulfitimonas autotrophica includes:
- a CDS encoding energy-coupling factor ABC transporter permease — MKRDPYKLWACLALVALAVPPPAYAMHIMEGFLPLKWCLFWYALAFPFFVWGLVAIRQRVAGEPRLKMLLGLAGAFTFVLSALKLPSVTGSCSHPTGVGLGAVLFGPAPMTVLGAIVLLFQALLLAHGGLSTLGANTFSMAVVGPFVAYGVYRLLAPLRLSWAVFAAAALGDLLTYVTTSLQLALAFPQDGIWGPFLKFMGIFAVTQVPLAVSEGLLTVVVFNLLARHGRSELAMLGILPEGGKASVAGN, encoded by the coding sequence TTGAAACGCGATCCTTATAAGTTATGGGCATGTCTGGCGCTGGTGGCCCTTGCCGTGCCGCCGCCGGCCTACGCGATGCACATTATGGAGGGTTTTTTGCCGCTGAAGTGGTGTCTCTTCTGGTACGCGTTAGCGTTCCCGTTTTTTGTGTGGGGGCTGGTGGCGATCCGGCAGCGGGTGGCGGGTGAACCGCGGCTAAAGATGTTGCTCGGGCTGGCGGGTGCCTTCACGTTTGTTCTCTCGGCGCTCAAATTGCCTTCGGTGACGGGAAGCTGCTCCCACCCGACCGGCGTGGGCCTGGGAGCGGTGCTCTTCGGGCCGGCGCCGATGACGGTTTTGGGGGCGATCGTGTTGCTCTTTCAGGCGCTTTTGCTGGCGCACGGGGGCCTGAGCACCTTAGGCGCCAACACCTTCTCGATGGCGGTGGTGGGGCCCTTCGTAGCCTACGGCGTCTACCGGCTGCTTGCTCCTTTGCGGCTTTCCTGGGCGGTTTTCGCCGCCGCCGCGCTGGGCGATCTTTTGACTTACGTGACGACTTCCCTGCAGTTGGCGCTGGCTTTCCCGCAGGATGGCATCTGGGGGCCCTTCCTGAAGTTTATGGGAATCTTTGCGGTAACCCAGGTGCCGCTGGCGGTGAGCGAGGGGCTCCTCACGGTCGTGGTCTTCAACCTGCTGGCGCGGCATGGCCGGAGTGAGCTTGCGATGCTTGGTATTTTGCCGGAGGGAGGGAAGGCGAGTGTCGCTGGGAACTAA
- the cbiB gene encoding adenosylcobinamide-phosphate synthase CbiB has translation MKTAVVVVAAFIVDLLIADPYWLPHPVRFFGRVIVFLEKVIRRFARRPFALRLGGVFLALLLPVGVFWAVKLGLAVLARWHQVLGLTAEVYIVATTLALKGLAAAAGAVRRPLVAGNLPVARERVAAIVGRDTAALDVQGVVRAAVESVAENTVDAVVAPLFYAFIGGAPLALAYRAVNTLDSMVGYRNERYHYLGWAAARLDDLANFLPARLAGGLFILAAVLLRGDWRRVWRTIRRDGQKHPSPNSGISEAAVAGFLGVRLGGPATYQGVPSFRPYLGDPLGELHPEHIAAAVRLLYVVAGMALLVGVSLRALVAFGVGW, from the coding sequence ATGAAAACGGCAGTTGTTGTGGTAGCCGCGTTTATAGTAGACCTCCTGATTGCTGATCCTTACTGGTTACCCCACCCGGTGCGCTTTTTCGGCCGGGTTATCGTTTTTTTAGAAAAAGTTATCCGCCGTTTTGCCCGGCGGCCATTTGCTTTGCGGCTTGGAGGCGTTTTTCTCGCGCTCCTGCTGCCGGTAGGGGTTTTCTGGGCTGTAAAGTTGGGACTGGCGGTTCTCGCGCGGTGGCATCAAGTTTTGGGGCTGACGGCCGAGGTGTACATAGTCGCCACGACCTTGGCACTTAAGGGGTTAGCGGCAGCGGCGGGGGCGGTGCGGCGCCCCCTTGTAGCGGGTAATCTTCCGGTAGCCCGCGAGCGGGTGGCGGCGATTGTGGGACGGGATACGGCGGCGCTGGACGTGCAGGGCGTGGTGCGGGCGGCGGTAGAGAGCGTCGCGGAAAATACGGTGGACGCGGTGGTGGCGCCGCTTTTTTACGCTTTTATCGGTGGGGCGCCACTGGCACTTGCCTACCGGGCCGTGAACACGCTCGATTCGATGGTGGGATACCGCAACGAAAGGTACCACTACCTAGGCTGGGCGGCGGCCAGGCTCGACGATCTAGCGAATTTTCTTCCGGCGCGGCTGGCCGGAGGGCTCTTCATTCTTGCCGCGGTTTTACTACGGGGAGATTGGCGGCGGGTTTGGCGGACGATCCGGCGTGACGGACAGAAGCACCCGAGCCCGAACAGCGGTATTTCTGAGGCCGCAGTGGCGGGTTTCTTAGGGGTACGCCTCGGTGGTCCGGCGACCTATCAGGGCGTCCCAAGCTTTCGCCCGTATCTTGGCGATCCGCTCGGGGAGCTCCACCCCGAGCATATTGCGGCTGCTGTGCGGCTCCTTTACGTAGTGGCAGGGATGGCGCTGCTTGTAGGGGTGAGTCTGCGCGCTTTGGTTGCCTTTGGGGTTGGTTGGTAA
- the cobS gene encoding adenosylcobinamide-GDP ribazoletransferase, whose amino-acid sequence MRFLVGLALSFLLAVQNLTRLPVGNVPFEPAVLGRGAAFFPVVGFLLGGLSVGVYYLAGLIFPPLVVAALLVALGLLLTGGMHVDGFIDTVDGLGGRDAARRLAIMRDSRVGAFGVMGGITLLLLRFSLLASLDGAWHLLLLAPVVSRWGMVWAILLFPYARPQGQGRIYKDYTTWRETVAATVFALGIAFLIRGWAGLCLALAALMLVLFMGAFFKQHLGGLTGDTYGAVNEVLEVFVLAVGLAVRC is encoded by the coding sequence ATGAGGTTTTTGGTCGGGCTGGCTTTATCCTTCCTGCTGGCGGTGCAGAACCTGACCCGCCTGCCGGTGGGTAATGTCCCCTTTGAACCCGCGGTTTTGGGCCGGGGAGCAGCATTCTTTCCGGTAGTCGGCTTCCTGCTCGGCGGTTTGTCTGTGGGCGTTTACTACCTGGCGGGGCTTATCTTCCCGCCGCTGGTGGTAGCGGCTCTTTTAGTCGCGCTGGGGCTGCTCTTGACCGGTGGGATGCACGTCGACGGTTTTATCGATACGGTTGACGGTCTAGGCGGGCGGGACGCTGCCCGGAGGCTGGCGATCATGCGGGATAGTCGGGTCGGCGCTTTTGGCGTGATGGGCGGGATTACGCTACTGTTGCTCCGCTTTTCCCTGTTGGCGTCTTTAGACGGTGCTTGGCACCTCCTTTTACTGGCGCCGGTGGTGAGCCGGTGGGGGATGGTCTGGGCGATCCTTCTTTTCCCCTACGCACGGCCGCAAGGCCAGGGGCGGATCTATAAGGATTACACTACGTGGCGGGAAACGGTGGCCGCGACGGTTTTTGCTCTCGGGATCGCCTTCCTTATTAGGGGATGGGCGGGCTTATGCCTCGCGCTGGCCGCTTTAATGCTCGTACTCTTTATGGGAGCCTTCTTCAAGCAACATCTGGGCGGGCTGACGGGCGACACTTACGGGGCGGTTAACGAGGTGTTAGAAGTGTTCGTTTTGGCGGTAGGGTTGGCCGTTCGCTGCTGA
- a CDS encoding dipeptidase, with translation MGPEGISRLHRAAPVVDAHCDTLSLLVHQTALRGEEAAGQVTPERLKQGGVNLQCFAVFVAPRHRGSYLRRALEQIDTFYRFLSLYAGELMPVCDRASLEGALVAGKIGAALCVEGGHVLEGSLGVLRVLRRLGVSCLTLTWNGRNELADGVLESGTGGGLTSFGREVVREMERLGMVVDVAHLAPAGFWDVLRLSRLPVIASHANARALCDHPRNLTDEQVRALAAKGGVIGVSFVPEFVDPEKPTLERVVDHIEHLAAVGGVACVGLGSDFDGTPQTVAGLEDPSCLPAITGALERRGWREEDIRKVLGQNFLRVFRDVWQ, from the coding sequence ATGGGGCCTGAAGGGATTTCCCGGCTGCATCGCGCCGCGCCGGTAGTTGATGCCCACTGTGATACCCTTTCCCTCCTGGTGCACCAGACGGCGTTGCGGGGAGAAGAGGCGGCGGGCCAAGTTACTCCGGAGAGACTGAAGCAGGGGGGCGTTAACCTCCAGTGCTTCGCGGTTTTTGTAGCGCCGCGCCACCGCGGGAGCTACTTGCGCCGGGCACTGGAGCAGATCGATACCTTTTACCGTTTCCTCTCTCTTTACGCGGGGGAGCTTATGCCAGTCTGTGACCGGGCGAGCCTGGAAGGGGCGCTGGTCGCCGGGAAGATCGGTGCCGCCCTCTGCGTAGAAGGGGGGCACGTGCTGGAGGGGAGCCTGGGCGTCCTGCGGGTACTTCGCCGGTTGGGCGTTAGCTGTCTCACGCTAACTTGGAACGGGCGAAACGAATTGGCGGACGGCGTGCTGGAAAGCGGGACGGGCGGTGGGCTGACCAGTTTCGGCCGGGAAGTGGTGCGGGAGATGGAACGGCTGGGGATGGTGGTCGATGTGGCGCACCTGGCGCCGGCGGGCTTCTGGGATGTGCTCCGCCTATCGCGGCTGCCGGTGATCGCCTCGCACGCTAACGCGCGGGCTCTCTGCGACCACCCACGGAACCTTACGGACGAGCAGGTGCGGGCGCTGGCAGCAAAGGGCGGTGTTATTGGCGTGAGTTTCGTGCCCGAATTTGTTGACCCGGAGAAGCCTACCCTCGAAAGAGTGGTGGACCATATCGAGCACCTGGCGGCTGTAGGCGGCGTGGCGTGTGTGGGGTTAGGTTCCGATTTTGACGGGACGCCGCAAACGGTAGCGGGTCTTGAAGATCCTTCTTGTTTACCCGCCATCACAGGGGCGTTAGAGCGGCGCGGTTGGCGGGAAGAGGATATCCGGAAGGTTCTTGGGCAAAATTTTTTACGGGTGTTCCGTGATGTCTGGCAATAA
- a CDS encoding (Fe-S)-binding protein, translating into MAEVAAARKKVGLKDISRPGDEPLVNLTVADLMPLPYLDEEEPFKPAPASWWEKYDLSFDGHTDMGLPKPKSKEEEDALVHKFLSGLQKLFDPQESWTFVQVFRLSMDYCVKCQTCADACHAYLGSGRQEIYRPTYRAEVLRRIYKKYFTPEGRLLGRFVGADIDLNWRTVLRLAESCHRCTICRRCAQRCPMGVDNGMIARELRKLFSQEFGIAAPEILEKGCVYHLTIGSSTQMTPSGFKETVQFMEEDIGDRTGKSIKIPVDKKGADILLIHNAGEYLSWPENPEAFAIIFEAAGISWTLSSDVVGYDAVNYGLWNDDVELARVAQRHVKIAQKLGVKKIVVGECGHATKALVVVADRVLPASLSSSEMPREGCLPLLWEIIKSGVIKFDPSRNNFPVTLHDPCNMVRLMGIVTPQRYALKALCPQFREMTPNSVYNYCCGGGGGLAIMQSMNFPQWRNKVSTRMKMKQTLEAFRNELDPNKYPYKYLCAPCSNCKGAIRDAIAHYKLWDKYRINYGGLVELMVNAMVDIDRPYLEPDDFH; encoded by the coding sequence ATGGCGGAAGTGGCCGCTGCCAGAAAGAAGGTCGGTCTTAAGGACATTTCCAGGCCTGGCGACGAACCGCTCGTTAACCTCACAGTGGCGGATCTGATGCCGCTACCGTACCTCGACGAAGAAGAACCCTTTAAACCGGCGCCGGCGAGCTGGTGGGAAAAGTACGATTTAAGTTTCGACGGCCATACCGATATGGGGCTGCCGAAGCCTAAAAGCAAAGAAGAAGAAGACGCGCTTGTTCATAAGTTTTTAAGCGGCCTCCAGAAGCTCTTCGACCCGCAGGAGAGCTGGACCTTCGTTCAGGTTTTCCGCCTCTCGATGGACTACTGCGTTAAGTGCCAGACCTGTGCTGATGCCTGCCACGCTTACTTGGGTAGCGGGCGGCAGGAGATCTACCGGCCCACCTACAGGGCTGAGGTCCTGCGCCGCATCTACAAGAAATATTTCACCCCCGAAGGAAGACTTTTGGGACGTTTCGTGGGTGCCGACATCGACCTCAACTGGCGGACGGTGCTGCGCCTTGCAGAGTCGTGCCACCGCTGCACCATCTGCCGCCGGTGTGCCCAGCGCTGCCCAATGGGCGTAGATAACGGAATGATCGCCCGGGAGCTCCGGAAGCTCTTCAGCCAGGAGTTCGGCATCGCGGCGCCGGAAATCTTAGAAAAGGGCTGTGTCTATCACCTCACCATCGGTTCGTCTACCCAGATGACTCCTAGTGGTTTCAAGGAAACTGTGCAGTTCATGGAGGAGGATATCGGTGACCGGACCGGCAAGAGCATCAAGATTCCGGTTGATAAAAAGGGCGCCGACATCCTGCTGATCCATAACGCCGGTGAGTACCTCTCGTGGCCCGAGAATCCGGAAGCCTTTGCGATCATCTTCGAGGCGGCGGGGATCAGCTGGACGCTTTCGAGCGACGTGGTCGGATACGACGCCGTAAACTACGGCCTCTGGAACGACGACGTTGAGCTGGCGCGGGTGGCGCAGCGGCATGTCAAAATAGCCCAGAAACTCGGCGTTAAGAAGATCGTGGTGGGTGAGTGCGGTCACGCGACCAAGGCGCTGGTGGTCGTAGCGGACCGGGTCCTGCCCGCGAGTTTATCAAGCTCGGAAATGCCGCGCGAAGGCTGTCTGCCGCTCCTGTGGGAGATCATCAAAAGCGGCGTTATCAAGTTCGATCCGAGCCGGAATAACTTCCCGGTGACGCTGCACGACCCCTGTAACATGGTGCGGCTGATGGGTATCGTTACCCCACAGCGTTACGCGCTCAAAGCGCTGTGCCCGCAGTTCCGGGAGATGACTCCCAACAGCGTTTACAACTACTGCTGCGGCGGCGGCGGGGGCTTGGCAATCATGCAGTCCATGAATTTCCCGCAGTGGCGGAACAAGGTTTCGACCAGGATGAAAATGAAGCAAACCCTCGAGGCCTTCAGAAACGAACTCGACCCGAACAAATACCCGTATAAATACCTCTGTGCGCCCTGCTCTAACTGCAAGGGAGCTATCAGAGACGCCATCGCCCACTACAAACTCTGGGATAAGTACCGGATCAATTACGGTGGTCTGGTCGAGCTGATGGTAAACGCGATGGTGGATATCGACCGGCCGTATCTCGAACCGGACGATTTTCACTGA
- a CDS encoding translation initiation factor 2 produces MLLFQEEEISRLKVRLRETEEKLAQVRLSRRVLLHLLEKVEAERNLFLKRLEKENRRLQRANARYARSLLKKNQQIIELESRLRSSESQNS; encoded by the coding sequence TTGCTCTTGTTCCAGGAGGAGGAAATCAGCAGGCTCAAGGTGCGGTTGCGGGAGACGGAGGAGAAATTAGCGCAGGTGCGGCTGAGCAGGAGGGTGCTGCTTCACCTTCTCGAAAAGGTTGAGGCCGAGCGGAACCTTTTCCTGAAGCGGCTGGAAAAAGAAAACCGGCGCCTGCAGCGGGCGAACGCGCGTTATGCCCGGTCGCTTTTAAAGAAAAACCAGCAGATCATCGAACTCGAATCCAGGTTGCGTTCCAGCGAAAGCCAAAATTCGTAA
- a CDS encoding DUF3842 family protein, producing the protein MRIAVIDGQGGGIGKHITEKLRRELPEDVEILALGTNALATSVMLKAGANEGASGENAIVWNMPRVDLVVGPLGILVPNSMLGEVTPRIAEAVASCAAPKILLPLIRGQIELVGYRGEPLPHLINELVNRVKELFFPGFTAESG; encoded by the coding sequence ATGCGAATTGCAGTCATCGACGGTCAGGGAGGCGGCATCGGCAAACACATCACCGAAAAACTGCGGCGGGAACTCCCGGAAGACGTGGAAATCCTGGCCCTCGGCACGAACGCCCTGGCAACGTCGGTGATGCTGAAAGCGGGGGCAAACGAGGGGGCAAGTGGCGAGAACGCCATCGTCTGGAATATGCCGCGCGTTGATTTGGTTGTCGGCCCCCTTGGTATCTTGGTGCCGAACAGTATGCTCGGCGAAGTGACGCCGCGGATAGCCGAAGCGGTGGCCTCCTGTGCGGCGCCGAAAATTCTTCTTCCTTTAATCCGCGGGCAAATTGAGCTGGTTGGTTACCGGGGCGAACCCCTACCCCATTTAATCAACGAGTTGGTTAACCGGGTGAAAGAGCTTTTCTTTCCGGGGTTTACGGCGGAGTCTGGATGA
- the nrfD gene encoding NrfD/PsrC family molybdoenzyme membrane anchor subunit: MAHVEHAEIEIYKEERPVKKESDFTDYDAVFGGKWSFAMSGYRVLAFALIGLMAFSMIYRLTQGLGPATNLNDQWPWGLWIAFDDLCGIALAAGGFFTVFVAHILNLKQYKYIARASLITAWFGYIVVALGVLMDLGRWYNFWRPFVSWGYHSWLFVVLLCVIGYQAVMTLQFGHIFFERVNAPRLKEIFDKILPVIFVAGLVIGFLHQSALGALYIAMIDRQNPLWWSMLIGLFFFLSAAFVGPAMCVVEGVLASKAYKKDFRHEVPLLAPLLKAAMWLMVIYLVLKVIDLVYRGHFLDMFDGSTPSNLFLLEMVIGVIIPIILLAKKHIRESVPGMVTAAVLIVIGVMLNRMNVVFTSMYQAMGGWYFPHWMEFSISIGLVSLLIMAYCFFVENFKIMPEEHEHH, encoded by the coding sequence ATGGCGCATGTGGAACATGCGGAAATTGAGATTTACAAAGAAGAGCGTCCGGTGAAAAAAGAAAGTGACTTTACGGATTACGATGCTGTCTTCGGCGGCAAATGGTCTTTCGCCATGAGCGGCTACCGGGTGCTGGCCTTTGCCTTGATAGGACTTATGGCCTTTTCGATGATTTACCGTTTAACCCAGGGCCTGGGACCGGCTACGAACCTGAACGACCAGTGGCCGTGGGGGCTCTGGATCGCGTTTGACGACCTGTGCGGGATCGCCTTGGCGGCCGGTGGTTTCTTCACCGTTTTCGTGGCGCACATTCTGAACCTCAAGCAGTACAAGTATATCGCCCGCGCGTCGCTTATAACGGCCTGGTTTGGTTACATTGTGGTGGCGCTCGGGGTGCTCATGGACCTCGGTCGCTGGTACAACTTCTGGCGGCCCTTTGTTTCGTGGGGTTACCACTCGTGGCTCTTCGTAGTTCTCCTCTGCGTGATCGGCTACCAGGCGGTTATGACCCTCCAGTTCGGCCACATCTTCTTTGAGCGCGTCAACGCACCACGGTTGAAGGAGATTTTCGATAAGATTCTCCCCGTGATTTTCGTTGCCGGGTTGGTCATCGGTTTTCTCCACCAGTCGGCGTTAGGTGCACTTTATATCGCGATGATTGACCGGCAGAACCCGCTCTGGTGGTCCATGCTCATTGGCCTTTTCTTCTTCCTTTCGGCGGCTTTTGTGGGACCCGCCATGTGTGTGGTAGAGGGTGTCTTAGCGTCCAAGGCTTACAAGAAGGATTTCCGCCACGAGGTACCGCTTCTGGCGCCGCTTCTTAAGGCCGCTATGTGGCTCATGGTCATCTATCTGGTACTTAAGGTTATCGACCTGGTTTACCGCGGTCATTTCCTCGATATGTTCGACGGCTCCACACCTTCTAACCTCTTCCTGTTAGAGATGGTTATCGGCGTGATTATCCCGATCATCCTCTTAGCCAAAAAGCACATCAGGGAAAGTGTCCCGGGTATGGTAACGGCGGCCGTGCTCATCGTAATCGGTGTTATGCTCAACCGGATGAACGTGGTCTTTACCAGTATGTACCAGGCAATGGGCGGTTGGTACTTCCCGCATTGGATGGAGTTTTCGATTAGCATCGGCCTGGTAAGCCTGCTCATCATGGCCTACTGCTTCTTCGTCGAGAACTTTAAGATTATGCCGGAGGAGCACGAACACCACTGA
- a CDS encoding 4Fe-4S dicluster domain-containing protein encodes MGYGFLFDVTKCIGCRACVAACRQYNKGYLVPTKGGMNELPLDSGMDRRLEKLKKDWDGKDPLTGNNWIRIHAYLIERGNKSMWRFVRRSCFHCERPTCEAVCFAHAFYKTPEGAVLYNRSKCVGCRYCMMGCPFSVPKYQWDELFPEVQKCRMCYERTKIGAPPACVSACPTRAVIFGDRQMLLNEARSRIKQNPGQYVDYIYGEKEVGGTSLLMISDVPFEQLGMKTVQDGRITGRAVPEYTDQALMWTLGVAAVYGAAMATLYVANKSKEEKEH; translated from the coding sequence GTGGGTTACGGGTTCTTGTTCGATGTTACCAAATGTATTGGCTGCCGGGCCTGCGTTGCTGCCTGCAGGCAGTACAACAAGGGATATCTGGTGCCAACTAAGGGCGGCATGAACGAACTACCCCTGGATAGCGGGATGGACCGGCGGCTTGAGAAACTCAAGAAGGACTGGGACGGCAAGGATCCTTTAACGGGGAACAACTGGATAAGGATTCACGCTTATCTGATCGAGCGGGGTAACAAGAGCATGTGGCGCTTCGTACGGCGTTCCTGCTTTCACTGCGAGCGGCCCACCTGCGAGGCGGTCTGCTTCGCGCACGCCTTTTATAAAACACCGGAGGGAGCCGTGCTTTACAACCGCTCGAAGTGCGTCGGCTGCCGCTACTGCATGATGGGTTGCCCCTTCAGCGTCCCGAAGTACCAGTGGGACGAACTTTTCCCCGAGGTACAGAAATGCCGGATGTGCTACGAGCGGACAAAGATTGGGGCGCCGCCGGCTTGCGTTTCTGCCTGTCCGACGCGGGCGGTCATCTTCGGTGACCGGCAGATGCTGCTCAACGAAGCGCGGTCGCGGATTAAGCAAAACCCTGGTCAATACGTCGACTACATATACGGCGAAAAGGAAGTCGGCGGCACGTCGCTCCTCATGATCTCTGATGTCCCCTTTGAGCAACTCGGAATGAAGACGGTGCAGGACGGCAGGATTACCGGCCGAGCCGTTCCGGAGTACACCGACCAGGCGTTAATGTGGACGCTCGGTGTGGCTGCAGTTTACGGGGCGGCAATGGCGACACTATATGTGGCCAACAAGAGTAAGGAGGAGAAGGAGCATTAA
- a CDS encoding PHP domain-containing protein → MSGNKNQGYCDLHVHTTASDGAETPEQVVERAVAMGLAAIAITDHDTVGGVAAALARAEQRITVVPGVEISTEENDREVHILGYFIDHNDSSLRAKLAWLAEQRQARAAKIVAKLKSHGIPVTLPEVAALASGVVGRAHIAFLLVQKGVVRTVEEAFARWLGRGCPAYVPRARLRAVDAVQLIRDANGAAVLAHPGVSGGADLLEELVPAGLCGIEAVYPEHAPEQEEYFRGLAARYGLIVTGGSDYHGPDRRYPLGTAVVGYSAVERLYRAARNTSKF, encoded by the coding sequence ATGTCTGGCAATAAGAATCAGGGTTACTGTGACCTGCACGTCCATACCACGGCCTCCGACGGCGCGGAGACGCCGGAGCAGGTGGTGGAGCGGGCGGTCGCTATGGGTTTAGCGGCGATTGCGATAACGGACCACGATACTGTTGGTGGTGTTGCGGCGGCGCTGGCCAGGGCGGAGCAACGGATCACGGTTGTGCCGGGGGTTGAGATCAGCACGGAAGAAAACGACCGTGAGGTGCACATCCTCGGCTATTTTATTGACCATAATGATTCTTCGCTGCGGGCTAAGTTGGCCTGGCTGGCTGAGCAGCGTCAAGCCCGCGCGGCAAAGATAGTCGCGAAACTCAAGAGCCACGGCATTCCGGTTACCCTACCAGAAGTCGCTGCCTTAGCTTCCGGGGTGGTTGGCCGGGCGCATATTGCTTTTTTGCTGGTGCAGAAGGGGGTTGTCCGGACGGTAGAAGAGGCTTTTGCCCGGTGGCTTGGCCGGGGCTGTCCTGCCTACGTGCCGCGGGCGCGGCTCCGGGCGGTCGATGCGGTCCAGCTGATCAGGGATGCTAACGGTGCGGCCGTGCTCGCCCATCCAGGGGTAAGTGGGGGTGCGGACCTGCTGGAAGAATTGGTGCCTGCCGGGCTTTGCGGGATTGAGGCGGTTTACCCAGAACACGCTCCAGAACAGGAAGAGTACTTCCGGGGACTGGCGGCGCGGTACGGCTTGATTGTAACCGGCGGTTCGGACTATCACGGGCCGGACCGCCGGTATCCTTTAGGGACGGCGGTGGTTGGGTATAGCGCGGTGGAAAGGCTTTACCGGGCAGCCAGGAACACGTCTAAATTTTGA
- a CDS encoding stage V sporulation protein S — protein MDILKVSAKSNPNSVAGALAGVLRERGSAEIQAIGAGAVNQAVKAIAIARGFVAPSGMDLVCIPAFTDVMIDGEERTAIKIIVEPR, from the coding sequence ATGGATATCCTCAAGGTTTCGGCAAAATCCAACCCAAATTCTGTAGCCGGTGCCTTGGCCGGGGTGTTGCGGGAGCGGGGTTCAGCCGAAATCCAGGCGATTGGTGCCGGAGCCGTCAACCAGGCGGTGAAGGCGATTGCGATTGCCCGGGGTTTTGTGGCGCCGAGCGGTATGGATCTGGTATGTATTCCGGCTTTTACCGATGTTATGATCGATGGGGAGGAAAGAACGGCGATTAAGATCATTGTAGAGCCAAGATAG